AAGACGCTGACGCTCAACGGCAACGTGACCGTCCGCCACAGCAGCGGCTACATGCTGCACACCAGCGCCGCCGAGGTGGACCTCAAGGCCGGCACGGTCGTGTCCGACCGCCCGGTGGTGGGCCAGGGGCCGGCGGGAACCGTCTACGCCCAGGGCATGCGCGTGCTGGACGGCGGCGACACGGTGATCTTCACTGGGCGAAGTCAGGTGACCCTCGACGCCACGGAAAATGGGGGCGCGTCGTGACCGCGCCACGCTTGCTCGCCGCTGCACTCGCGCTGCTGCTGCCCGCCGCCGCCTGGGCGCAGACCAGCACCCTGGAGATCGACCGCGATCTGCGCATCACGGCGGAAGAAAGCCTGGAATGGCACCGCACGGAGCAGACCTACGTCGCCCGCGGCAACGCCGTCGCCCGGCACAAGGATCAACGGCTCAGCGCCGACAAGCTGGTCGCCTTCTACCGCGAGGCGGGCGATGACGGCGAGGGCGACAGCGAGGCGGATGGCGGCCTGCTGGGCGCCGGCAACACCGAGATCTACCGCGTGGAGGCAACCGGGGGCGTCCGCGTCACCACGCCCAGCGCCACCGTGATGGGGGCGCGCGGCATCTACGACCTGAACGAGCCCGTCGTCGTCATGCTGGGCGACGACCTGCGCCTGGAAACCGAGAACGGCGCCACGGTCACCGCCGAGGACAGGCTGGAATTCTGGCCCGGGCGCGATCTCGCCGTGGCCCGCGGCAACGCCGTCGCCACCAGCGGTGACCGTGAACTGCGCGCCCGCGTGATCCAGGCCGTGTTCACGGGCGAGGGCGAGGCGCGCGAGCTGACGCGCCTGGAGGCCTTCGACAACGTTCGCATCCGCCTGGCCGACGGCAACGCGCGCGCCGAAACCGGCGTGTACGAAACGGGCGCCGACGTCGCCGAACTGTTCGGCTCGGTGCGCCTGGAGCGCGGGGGCACGCGCCTGCAGGGCGGCTACGCGCGCGTCGATATGGCCTCCGGCCGCAGCGAGTTGCGCGCCGCCGCGCCCGAAGGTGACGCCGAGACCGGGGTGCGGGGTTTGATCGAGAAGCCCACCGTCGAGCCGGCGTCCGAAGGCGCCGGGAATTCGGGCTGACGCCGCCATGCGCCAGGGGACCGACGAGGCCGGGATCGAAGAGGGGCGCCCGCTGGCGCCGGACGCCGCCGGCGGCGGGGAGTCCGTGCTCACCGATCAGGCGGACGGCCGCTCGGCCCCGCGCGCCCTGGCCGAGCGCACGGGCTTCGCCGCCATCGACATCGCCAAGAGCTTCCGCAAGCGCCCCGTCCTGCGCGGGGTAACGGTCGCCGTTCAGCGCGGCGAGGCCGTGGGCTTGCTGGGCCCCAATGGGGCGGGCAAGACCACCTGCTTCTACATCATGACCGGGCTGCTGACCCCGGATCAGGGCTGGGTGACCCTGGACGGCCACGACGTCACCGACCTGCCGATGTACCGCCGCGCGCGCCTGGGCATCGGCTACCTGCCGCAGGAACCCTCGATCTTCCGCGGCTTGACGGTGGAGCAGAACATCCGCGCCGTGCTGGAGGTGGTCCAGCCCGGCCGCAAGCGCCGACGCCAACTGCTGGACGAGCTGCTGGAAGAGTTCGCGATCACCCACCTACGGGGCACCTCGGCCGCGGCGCTCTCCGGCGGCGAGCGGCGGCGCGCCGAGATCGCCCGCGCCCTGGCGTCGCAGCCCAGCTTCATCCTGCTGGACGAGCCGCTCGCCGGCATCGACCCCATCGCCGTGGGCGAGATCCGCGAACTGGTGAAGCACCTCAAGGAACGGGGGATCGGGGTCCTCATTACGGATCACAACGTCCGCGAGACCCTGGACATCGTGGACCGGGCGTACATCCTTCACGAGGGCCACGTGCTCATGGAGGGCTCGCCCGCCGAGATCGTGGCGCACGAGGACGTCCGCCGCGTTTACCTCGGGGAAAGGTTCAGCTTGTGAGACTCGCCGCTCAGGTGTTCCAGGGGTAGAGGCCCATGGCGATCAGCCAGCGGCTGGAGGTGCGGCAGAGCCAGTCCCTGGTGATGACGCCGCAGCTTCAGCAGGCGATCAAGCTGCTGCAGTACGCGAACCTGGACCTGGCGGCCTACGTCGATCAGGAGGTCGAGCAGAACCCCCTGCTCGAACACGCCGCCTCCGAGGAGACGGAGCGCGACGTGGCGCCGGCCGAGTCCCGGCGCGGCGACGAGGACGACCTGGACGACCGCGGCGGCGATGCCGGCGACTGGGACGGGGCGCCGCCCCAGCTTGCCGACTGGTCGCGCATGCCGGCCGGTGGCGGTAGCGACGACGACGGCGGGATCGCCAGCTTCGAGCAGCGGCTCGCCGACTCCGTCACGCTGCGCGATCACCTGCTGAACCAAGCGCTGCCGCTGGTCGCCGACGCGCGCGAGCGCGCCATCGCGGAAAGCCTCGTCGACAACCTGGACGAAGCGGGCTACCTCGCCGCCGGCGTGGACGAGCTGGCGGCGCTGCTGGGCACGGACGCCGAGGCCGTGGAGTCCGTACGCCAACGCCTGCTGGGGCTCGACCCGACGGGCGTGTTCGCCCGCTCGCTGGCCGAGTGCCTGAGCGCGCAGCTGCGCGAGCGCGACCGCCTGGACCCGGCGATGCAGGCGCTGATGGACAACCTGGCGCTGGTGGAGGACCGGCAGTTCGACCGCCTGCGCCGCCTGTGCGGCGTCGAGGCGGACGACCTTTCGGACATGCTGGCGGAGCTGCGCGCGCTCGATCCCCGGCCGGCGCTGGCCTTCGGCGGCGGCACGGCGCAGACGGTGGTGCCCGACATCCTGATGCACCGCCACCCCGACGGCGGCTTCACCGTGGAGCTGAACCGCGACACCCTGCCGCGCGTGCTGGTGAACAACCGCTACTACGCCCGCATCGCCGCCGAGGCGCGCAGCAAGGACGACACGCGCTACCTCAACGAGCGCCTGCAATCGGCCAACTGGCTGACGCGCGCGCTGGACCAGCGGGCGCAGACCATCCTGCGGGTGACGCGCGAGATCGTGCGCCGCCAGCACCTCTTCTTCGTCAAGGGGATCGAGTTCCTGCGCCCCATGACGCTGCGCGAGGTGGCGGAAAGCGTGGACATGCACGAGTCCACCGTTTCGCGCGTGACGGCCAACAAGCACATCGCCACGCCGCGCGGCACCTTCGAGTTGAAGTCCTTCTTCACTGCCGCCATCCAGGGCTCGGACGGGCAGGCGCACTCGGCGGAGGCCGTGCGCCACCGCATCAAGGCGCTGATCGACGCCGAAACCCCGGGCAAGGTTCTTTCGGATGACCGGATTGTGACGATCCTGCGCGGCGAGGGGATCGATATTGCACGCCGGACCGTGGCGAAGTACCGCGAGTCCATGGGCATTCCGTCGTCCAGCCGGCGCAAGCGGGCCAAGGCGGCGGCGTCGTGAGCCGCGGCGTTCCGGGCGGTTTCGGCTTTTGATTGCCGCGTCCGGGGCGTTACGCTCGCCGGATGGGGCGGTCGTTGACTTCCCCGGCCGGCGGGCCTAGCGTCGCGGCCTTCCGCGCAGGCGAGGGTCGCGGCGGAACACGAATGGGCGTAACGGGCTGGGATCGAAAGCCATGCACCTGTCCGTCCACGGCAGGCACCTCGACATCGGCGATGCGCTGCGCACCCATATCGAGGAGAGCCTGAGCGGGATCTTCACGAAGTACTTCGGCGACGCCATCGAGGCCTCGGTGACGATCGCCCGCGACGGCCCGATGTACCACGCGCGGCTGATCGCCAAGATCGGGCGCGGGCTCGACCTGGCGGCCGAGGCGCGCGCCGACCGGCCGTACGACGCCTTCGACGGGGCGGCCGAGCACCTGGCGAAGCGGTTGCGCCGGCACAAGCGGCGGCTGCGCGACCACCACAAGGACGACGGCGGCGGCCCCACGGAACGCGCGCGGCAGGTCGTGCTGTCCGGCGAGCCCGAAGAGGAGGCCGCGCCGGATGGTGGCGACGGCGACGGCGCCGGCCCGGAGGCCGCGGACGGCCAGCCGGCGGTGGTGGCCGAGATGCCGCACGACATCCCCACGCTCACGGTCGGCGAAGCGGTCATGCGCCTGGATCTGGCGGATCAGGGGGCGATGATGTTCCGCAACGCCGGGCACGGCGGGTTCAACATGGTCTACCGTCGCGCCGACGGACACATCGGCTGGATCGACCCGCAGGGCAACGCCGCCGCCTGACGGTGCGGCGAGCGTAACTGCGCGAGGTGGCCGTCATGGAAATTGCGGACCTGATCGGCCCGGAGGCGGTGATCCCCAACCTCCGGGTGACGAGCAAGAAGCAGGCGCTTCAGGAGCTGTCCCGGCGTGCCGCCCGGCTGACGGAGCTGCCCGAACGGCAGATCTTCGAGGTCCTGGTGGAACGGGAACGCCTGGGCACCACGGGTGTGGGCAACGGCATCGCCATTCCCCACGGGAAGCTGAGCGATCTGGACCGCCTGCACGCGCTCTTCGCGCGTCTGGAAAACCCGATCGACTTCGACGCCATCGACGAACAGCCCGTGGACCTGATCTGCGTGCTGCTGGCACCGGAAGGGGCCGGGGCCGATCACCTCAAGGCGCTGGCGCGCATCTCCCGCCTGCTGCGCGACCGCACGGTGTGCGAAAAGCTGCGCGGCAGCGAAAGCGCCGACGCGATCTACGCCATCCTCACGGAATCCGCGGCCAGCCACGCCGCCTAGAGCAGATCGCCGTAAAGCGGAATCAGCTTCTTCGGGGTGTTACGCCCACACCGCCCTGGCCATCCCGGCGTGATTCCGCTTGCTCGTGCGTGAAGCGGCCGACAGGCCGGTGAGCGCCGCAGGCGCTGAAACTGCTCGCACACGAAAAACTGGAACCAAGCGCGAGGTTTCCAGCTTTCTCGGCAAACACGATTTTACGCACGACGCTCTAACGCGGCTCGGGACGCGGGAAGGCTTCAAACGCAACGGGGCGCCCGGCCGACGGGCGCCCCGTTTTTCGGTGTGCCAGGCATGGCGCTGATCTTGGAGGTGAAAGTCCTCTTCGTGGCCCTGGTGGCGGGAAGCGATAGCCGAAGGCAACTGCGTCGTCGCGAGGCGGCGTGGGGAGGAAGCTGGAGGCAAAGTGCGGGGCCGACGTACAGGAACCGGATACGAGGCCGCTGCGGGTGGGTAACCCGGCCGAATACGGGGACGCCCGATAGCCACCCGGAACGCGCGGCGGTAAATCCGGCGGCGACCGCACGAAGGATCAGTGTCTTACCCTGGGAGGTCTCCCGGTTTCCCCGGGCGAGCCGGGGCAGGAGGCCGGCGACGGTTTCCGACGGACCGGGAGAAGTCAGCCGAGGTCATAGTAGGCCGGGCTTTCCGCCCTGCCGAAGGACCGAAGTCGGTCGCCAAGGAGCAGACTGGCCCGTTCGATGACCGTAGCGCGGCAGCAAGCGGCCCCAGCCCAGTTCCGGTTCTTCGATGCGTCGGATATGGGCCCAGCCCGCCACCCCGAGGCCGGCAACGCCGGCAGCGAAGCTGGCACGCGGGAGGCGCCGCAAGCGGTCGCGGCACGGGCCGAGCCCCGAGCCTTGCCGACCTTTGTGATGGAGGAGGTCGCCGACCCGGCGAACCTCAACCAGGCCTACAAGCGGGTGAAGGCGAACAAGGGCGCCGCAGGCGTCGACGGCATGCCCGTCAGCGCGCTCAGGGCCTGGATCGCCGAGCATCGGGACTGGCTGGTCACGGCCCTGTTGGACGGGACGTACCAGCCGGCCGCCATTCGCGGGGTCACGCTCCCGAAACCGGGCGGCGGGACCCGGCAACTGGGCATCCCGACGGCCGTCGACCGCCTGGTTCAACAGGCGATCGTCCAGGTGCTGGAGCCCAAGCTCGACCCGACCTTCTCGGACTCGAGTTACGGGTTCCGGCCCGGGCGCAACGCCCATCAGGCGGTGCTGGCGGCGGGCGATCACGTCGCGGTGGGCGCGACCATCGTCGTGGACCTCGATCTGGAGAAGTTCTTCGACCGGGTGAACCACGACGTGCTGATGGCGCGTCTGGCCCGGCACGTCGCCGACCGGCGCCTGCTGAGACTTGTCCGACGCTTTCTGCAGGCCGGGATGCTGGCCCAGGGCTGTCACACCCCGCGCTACGAGGGGACCCCGCAAGGCGGTCCGCTCTCGCCGCTGATGGCGAATCTCCTGCTCGATGACCTGGACAAGGAGCTTGAGCGGCGGGGCCACCGGTTCTGCCGGTACGCCGACGACTGTAATATCTACGTCCAGTCCCAGGCGGCCGGCGAGCGCGTGATGGCGTCGATTTCGGCGTTCCTGGAGCGCCGGCTCCGGCTCCGGGTCAACCGGGCGAAGAGTGCGGTAGCGCCGGTGCAGCACCGGCAGTTCCTGGGCTATCGCCTGCATCGCGACGGCGGGCTGGGGATCTCCCCGGAGGCCTACCGCCGGGCCACGGCCCGGCTCCGGGCGATCACCAGCCGGCGGCGGGGCGTGCCGCTCAGCCACGTGATCGCGGAGGTGAACGCGTTCACCACGGGCTGGGTGCGATACTTCCGGCACGCTCGGGCCAAGCAAGCCCTGACGGCCCTCGACCAATGGCTCCGCCGGCGCCTGCGGTGTTTCCGGCTGAAGCAGGCCAAAACGCCGTCGGGCCTGCGCAGCCTGCTGACCCGCAATGGCGTATCCCGGCCCACGGCCCGCAAGCTGGCCGGGTCAGGCCGCGGCTGGTGGCCGCTGGCCAACACGCCGCAAGCCGCCCACGCTCTGTCCCAGGCTTGGTTCGACCAGCGCGGCCTCAAGGCCCTGGTCGCCCATTACAAGGCGGTCACCACGACCGATAACCGCCGTGGTACGAGACGCGTATGCCCGGTGGTGTGAGAGGGGGGCGCCGTAAGGCTCCCCCCTACTCGATTGCGGTGCGCGGAGGTCCGTGTTTCCGGGGCGGGGCGCGTACAGCGAGCAGGCGTCTGCCCTCGCTGTACGCGGTGAACCCGAAAGGTTTCATGGCCTCATTCTGTCTTTCTCCTGAAGGAGAAAGAACCCAATCGGCGATGCCGCGACCACGGACCGATCCGAAGCCGACGACCTGAGAGCTGGTCGGGGTTACTCGGACTCGTCCTTGGGCTTCTCGCCGCCCTGGTGCTGGAGCGGTTCGGCCCGGTCGAGGCGCGGGTGGTTGTTCCGGAACTCGCGGCGCAGCTTGCCGTTGCCGTCGTCGCGGCGGTCGAGGGCCTGAATGGCCTTGGCGACGCCGTGGGTGGCCGCCAGCACGTCGCCGGTGTGCCCGGATTCCGAGATGGTGTGCATGTTGCGGATGGGCATGCCGATCGAGGTCGCGGCGCAGTCGACCGCGCCCAGCACGCCGGCCATGCCGTCGGTGCCGGTGTCGGCGCCGCAGACGTCGCGCTGCATGGGGATGTCGTGGGCGCGCGCCTCGCTCTCGATCACGGCGTTGAGCTGCTCGCTGGCGATGGAGCCGACGGACAGCGTGAAGCCCTCGCTCATCTTGAGCGGGTTGGGCTTGCGGTCGCCGATGCCGGGGGCGGCGGCGTAGTCGTGGTTGACGTCCACGGCGATCAGCGCGTCCGGCTTCAGCTCACCGGCCAGCACGCGGCTGCCCATGCGGCCGATTTCCTCGTAGCTGGCGATGGCGAAGAGGGTGCGCACCTTCTCCGGCGCGCCGGCCTCGGCGGTGAGGCGCGCGGCCTCGGCGGTGACGAAGCAGCCCAGGCCGTTGTCCAGGTAGGCGCCGTAGAAGGTGTCGGGGCTGAAGCCGTGGCGGATGGGGCGGTTGAGCAGGATGGAATCGCCGGGGCGCACGCCCAGGTTTTCGACCTGCTGCTTCTTGTTCTCGCCGTGGATCTGCAGCTCGACGTAGAGCTGTTCCTTCTTGATGCCCTTCTCGCCGCTGCGCACGGCCTGGTCGGCGAAGTGGATGGCGCCCACGGCCTCGACGGTGCCGCCCTCGATGCGGCGGTAGTCGCCGGGGGCGTCCGGGTTCTCGCTGAAGATCGCGACCTCGTGCCCGATCAGGGTCGTCGGCATGAAGGAATCGCTGTTGATCCAGATCTTGCCGTCGTCGCCGATGCTGCGGACCTGCATGCGGATCTTGTCGGCGTGGCCGACGACCATGACGGTGAAGCGGTCCGTCTCGCCCGGATGGCTGTCCAACACGATGCCGGCGTGACCCGTGAACTGGTGAACGTGCCAGCCGGGGCGGGCGACGGACTCGAAGTAGGGCTTGAGCACGCCGTAGGTCATCGCGCCCTCCAGCCCGATGGGGCTGGGCGCGGCCAGGATGTCGCGCATCTGCGCGAACTGCGCCTCGGGCATGGGCTGCGTCCAGGGTGCCTGCGTCTCGGCCATCGTGGGGTGTCTCCGGGTTTTCCTTGGGGGTCGGTCGTGATCGCATGCCGCGCCGCCCACCGGCGCGCGCCGCGCGGAGGCTGACTCAGCCCGCTCTCATCTGCAACGCGGGGCGGTGGTGTGGGGCCGAGATCGGCCGGCGGTAGGCGTTGGGGAAGTGTGTTCTGTGGTGGTTCGCGTGACGCCCAAACCGTATGACCGTGAGACCATTTCTCCGTGCTGGCGGGAATTGTGTGTGCGGCCAGCTTCGGCCGGTCGCGTCCACGCCACTGCGACATCCGGAATCAGGCGGCGCTGCCGCCGGGCTGAACGGGTGGCACGATGTCGATCAGCGAGACCCCCACGAAATGCAGGATAATAGCAATCAACGCCAAGATGACCGAGTATAGAAACGCACCAAGCGCGGATATCGCCAAATTTTTCCAGAATGTATCCTTGGAAGCCATCGTGGCGAGCGTATCTTTCAGCGCCGCGTGGGCGTCTTCGGCTCGCCTGACGGCGTCCTGGCCGAGCGCTTCTTGGCGGATTTGGGGGTCATAGGACTCTACGACACTTTCCGCGTAGCTGTAGAGGAGGCTCGTCGCGTCATCGCGCAAACGCTTGACCGAATCCGGGTCCAATTGGGCGTCGACAAATGTTCGGTATTCTTCCCCGGACGGTTCACGTCCATACGTCTGCCGGTGACGAATGACCCAATGACGCTTCGAGCGTTTGTACAGCGCATACGCGAGCATGCCGACGAGGTCGTCGTCAGCGCCGACCAAGGTTTCGTACGCCTGATTGTAGCTCGTTTCGTCGTCAGTTTCGGGCAATCCGGCAGCTACTTCGTTTTCTTGTCGGTCTTGTTTTTGACGGCGTCCAGCGCACGCTCGTGAACGGTGCGGTCGAGCACCTTGATCTTGCTTCCATCCGGGGCGTGCACCGTCGCCGCCACGTCACGGCGGTTCGCGTGCCCCGTCGCCACGCGACCGACCAGATAGTGCGTCTGCCGATCAACCTGCGAATGCGGTTTCAACTTGGTGGCCTGGGTCACGGAATGCCTCCTTTTTCAACTCACTATATTGGTCCACGAGACGATCGGATGCAAGAAAGCTAGCCTGAGCTGTCCTGCCGGCGTGGACGTTCGTCGGTGTCCCGGCGCGGTTCGATCGCTCACCTCAGGTTGTACACGGTCGAAGGCCTGATAGGTCTTTATACCAGTGGACATGGAAATAGACTTATAAGAGTGAAGTTTGAGTCGCTTCATCTCCGTCTGAAGCTGCGACATCGGCGGGTTGGTCCTTTCTCCTTTTATGAGAAAGACAGAATGAGGCCATATACCAAAATCAATATACCGCCACAGCCGCTGGTATTACAATCGAAGTGGG
The DNA window shown above is from Limimonas halophila and carries:
- a CDS encoding LptA/OstA family protein; protein product: MTAPRLLAAALALLLPAAAWAQTSTLEIDRDLRITAEESLEWHRTEQTYVARGNAVARHKDQRLSADKLVAFYREAGDDGEGDSEADGGLLGAGNTEIYRVEATGGVRVTTPSATVMGARGIYDLNEPVVVMLGDDLRLETENGATVTAEDRLEFWPGRDLAVARGNAVATSGDRELRARVIQAVFTGEGEARELTRLEAFDNVRIRLADGNARAETGVYETGADVAELFGSVRLERGGTRLQGGYARVDMASGRSELRAAAPEGDAETGVRGLIEKPTVEPASEGAGNSG
- the lptB gene encoding LPS export ABC transporter ATP-binding protein: MRQGTDEAGIEEGRPLAPDAAGGGESVLTDQADGRSAPRALAERTGFAAIDIAKSFRKRPVLRGVTVAVQRGEAVGLLGPNGAGKTTCFYIMTGLLTPDQGWVTLDGHDVTDLPMYRRARLGIGYLPQEPSIFRGLTVEQNIRAVLEVVQPGRKRRRQLLDELLEEFAITHLRGTSAAALSGGERRRAEIARALASQPSFILLDEPLAGIDPIAVGEIRELVKHLKERGIGVLITDHNVRETLDIVDRAYILHEGHVLMEGSPAEIVAHEDVRRVYLGERFSL
- the rpoN gene encoding RNA polymerase factor sigma-54, with translation MAISQRLEVRQSQSLVMTPQLQQAIKLLQYANLDLAAYVDQEVEQNPLLEHAASEETERDVAPAESRRGDEDDLDDRGGDAGDWDGAPPQLADWSRMPAGGGSDDDGGIASFEQRLADSVTLRDHLLNQALPLVADARERAIAESLVDNLDEAGYLAAGVDELAALLGTDAEAVESVRQRLLGLDPTGVFARSLAECLSAQLRERDRLDPAMQALMDNLALVEDRQFDRLRRLCGVEADDLSDMLAELRALDPRPALAFGGGTAQTVVPDILMHRHPDGGFTVELNRDTLPRVLVNNRYYARIAAEARSKDDTRYLNERLQSANWLTRALDQRAQTILRVTREIVRRQHLFFVKGIEFLRPMTLREVAESVDMHESTVSRVTANKHIATPRGTFELKSFFTAAIQGSDGQAHSAEAVRHRIKALIDAETPGKVLSDDRIVTILRGEGIDIARRTVAKYRESMGIPSSSRRKRAKAAAS
- the hpf gene encoding ribosome hibernation-promoting factor, HPF/YfiA family, encoding MHLSVHGRHLDIGDALRTHIEESLSGIFTKYFGDAIEASVTIARDGPMYHARLIAKIGRGLDLAAEARADRPYDAFDGAAEHLAKRLRRHKRRLRDHHKDDGGGPTERARQVVLSGEPEEEAAPDGGDGDGAGPEAADGQPAVVAEMPHDIPTLTVGEAVMRLDLADQGAMMFRNAGHGGFNMVYRRADGHIGWIDPQGNAAA
- the ptsN gene encoding PTS IIA-like nitrogen regulatory protein PtsN; translated protein: MEIADLIGPEAVIPNLRVTSKKQALQELSRRAARLTELPERQIFEVLVERERLGTTGVGNGIAIPHGKLSDLDRLHALFARLENPIDFDAIDEQPVDLICVLLAPEGAGADHLKALARISRLLRDRTVCEKLRGSESADAIYAILTESAASHAA
- the ltrA gene encoding group II intron reverse transcriptase/maturase — translated: MTVARQQAAPAQFRFFDASDMGPARHPEAGNAGSEAGTREAPQAVAARAEPRALPTFVMEEVADPANLNQAYKRVKANKGAAGVDGMPVSALRAWIAEHRDWLVTALLDGTYQPAAIRGVTLPKPGGGTRQLGIPTAVDRLVQQAIVQVLEPKLDPTFSDSSYGFRPGRNAHQAVLAAGDHVAVGATIVVDLDLEKFFDRVNHDVLMARLARHVADRRLLRLVRRFLQAGMLAQGCHTPRYEGTPQGGPLSPLMANLLLDDLDKELERRGHRFCRYADDCNIYVQSQAAGERVMASISAFLERRLRLRVNRAKSAVAPVQHRQFLGYRLHRDGGLGISPEAYRRATARLRAITSRRRGVPLSHVIAEVNAFTTGWVRYFRHARAKQALTALDQWLRRRLRCFRLKQAKTPSGLRSLLTRNGVSRPTARKLAGSGRGWWPLANTPQAAHALSQAWFDQRGLKALVAHYKAVTTTDNRRGTRRVCPVV
- a CDS encoding M28 family peptidase → MAETQAPWTQPMPEAQFAQMRDILAAPSPIGLEGAMTYGVLKPYFESVARPGWHVHQFTGHAGIVLDSHPGETDRFTVMVVGHADKIRMQVRSIGDDGKIWINSDSFMPTTLIGHEVAIFSENPDAPGDYRRIEGGTVEAVGAIHFADQAVRSGEKGIKKEQLYVELQIHGENKKQQVENLGVRPGDSILLNRPIRHGFSPDTFYGAYLDNGLGCFVTAEAARLTAEAGAPEKVRTLFAIASYEEIGRMGSRVLAGELKPDALIAVDVNHDYAAAPGIGDRKPNPLKMSEGFTLSVGSIASEQLNAVIESEARAHDIPMQRDVCGADTGTDGMAGVLGAVDCAATSIGMPIRNMHTISESGHTGDVLAATHGVAKAIQALDRRDDGNGKLRREFRNNHPRLDRAEPLQHQGGEKPKDESE